The DNA region TTTGTTTGGCGAGTTTATCTAAAATATTGAGGACTGGATGCTTGGGGTCATATAAAGCTAGGGGGATTTGTTGCTCAGAGGCATCCACAAATGCTGTAGCTCTAGGGATTGGGTCAAAGACGGTGGCAATAGAGGAGAACTGTTCTTGAATAGCCTTGAGAGTGCGCTGGTCTTGTGAGTTAGCTACTGCGTAGCGAGAGGGAACAAATCCAGCTAATTTTAAGTGGCGGTTCCCCCTTCTTCTGACTTTAGCGATCGTTTGCAGCAGGAGATTTGTTCCTTGGAAGGCTTTGTAGTGAGTTTCGATGGGGATGAGCAAGTGACTAGCAGCAACAAGGCTGCTATAGCTTAATAACCCCAAACTGGGGGGGCAGTCGATGAGAATGAAGTCGTAGTTATTGCGAACGGGTTCAATGGATTCTTTCAAACGGACTTCGCGAAAGTCCATGTTGACAAGTTGGATTTCAGCGACACTGAGGTTAATGTTAGTAGGAGCAATATCCATGCCGTGTTGGTTGTGCAGTATGAACAGTGGCTCCTCATTTATAATGGCGTCAAAGGGAGTTTTATCTAAACTTTCTGGGTCAATGCCCATGAAGGAGGTTAGTGAACTCTGGGGGTCGAGGTCAATGAGCAAAACTTTGTGACCCCTTGTATGCAGTTGGTAGCCCAGGTTCATGGTTAGGGTTGTTTTACCGACCCCTCCTGCTTGATTGAAGATTGCAATTACCTGGCTCATCTATTGTACAAAAACAATAAAGTTTTTAAGTTAACAATAAAGTCCCTAAGTGAACAATAGAGTTCTTTTCGCTCCTGTTATATCCAAGGGTTGCAAGTTTTGTATTCTGGGGAATGCAGATAGTACTGTTTTCCTACATTAATAGCGCCTTAGTAGTACGAAATTACTCTGTGCCAGTTAAGAACTTTATTCCCTCAGTTTAGAGCAACAGCTTAGGGAACTCACCTCTGGGTAAAGAACTTTATACAAAAATCTGGAACGGTAGAATCAGGTTTTTCGGCGCTGTCGGTAAAGAGCTTTGTTGTCTGTGTACATCTATAATACTTGCATTCTGCATATCTTTAGTGACAGCATAACTTGAACTGTACATTATATGTTAGTTACCTAAAATAGATGTAAAGTGATATGTAGGTTAAATCCCCCATTTCTCTATATATGCTTTCATGCCTGAGTCTAGGTCTTGCAGTGCCGCTTCCATGCTGGAATAGCTTGCTTTTCCTTCAGAAACAGTACCGCCTGGATCGTAGGCTCTGACATGCGTTACAAAATCATTACAACAAACTTCAAGCACTTATGTCAGAAACACCTTCAGACACCATTTGGATTGTGACTGATGATACCCCTCAAATAACCGTTCCTGATGGTACTAGGAGTGGAACTGGTAGAGGAGGAGACTGGGGAGAGGAAACGGAAACTACTGGCAGAAAAGGTGTGGGAGATGCCGTTAAGGTTAGCGCTGAAAAATTAGAACAAGAAATGTCCAATTTTTTGCAAGTTGTGGGACGGATTTTTCATCGTGCTGAGCACCAAGCTAATGCTAACTCTGGGGTACAATTGGACGAAATTGAATTATCAGTAGAAATCAGCGGTGAAGGGGAAGTGAAATTAATAGGAAACGGTGCAAAAGCTGGCGGGAAAGGGGCGATAAAGCTGAAATTCAAACGAGTAGAACCAAAGTGAAATGGCGGCGAAAAACTGGGCGTTGGTAATTGGTATTAATCAGTACGATTTCTTGCAACCGCTGAACTATGCCAAACGGGATGCACAGTTAATACAGGAGTTCCTTTGCAATGAAGCAGGCTTCGAGAAGGTTTTCTTCTTCTCGGATGACTCACCTGATATAAGTGGCAAATCGACTCGTCCTTACCGCGCTAACTTGCTGCGAATTTTGCGGCAGTTATTTGAAAAACCCTTCATGGAGGCGGGGGATAACTTTTGGTTTTTCTTCAGTGGTCACGGGATGCGCCACAATGACCGTGATTATCTTATGCCCTCCGATGGCGATCCTGGTGACATCGAAAATACAGCTATTTCAATTAACTTCGTTACTGAACGCCTGCGTCGCTGTGGAGCTGATAACGTTGTCCTAATTTTAGATGCTTGTCGCAGTCAAGGCACTCGCGCTGGTGAAGGAATTGGGCGACAAACAGCAAGTATGGCGCATCAAACTGGGGTGATCAGCATTTTTTCCTGTAGTCCTAATGAATATTCCTATGAAATCGACGCACTACAACAAGGTGCTTTTACCCGTGCGCTACTGGATGGTTTGGGGATTCAGGGGAAATGCGCTACAGTTGAGCGATTGAACCAGTATCTTAGCCTTCGAGTGCCGGAATTGGTTCGTCAGCATAAGAATGCTCGACAGACACCTTACATTATTGCTGAACCTGTAGATAAATTACACCTGATTCTTGTACCACGATACGCCACGTTAGCAGATATTGCTACCCTCAAGATAGATGCTTTCAAAGCTGAAGCTAACAGGAATCTTGAATTAGCAGAACAACTTTGGCTTCGGGTAAATGCTGCTGCTTCTGGTACAGATATGGATGCAATAAAGGCGCTCCAAAGAATTGCCCAGATTCGCCCTTCAATGGATGCATCACCTTCACCCAGTTCTGCTACTCAAAATAGTAGCAGTCCGAACTACACCCCCAACCCTTCTCCAGCAGTAAAGAGGAGAGGCAAATCTAAGTCACCCACGGCTGCACCTACAAATCAGCCAGCTAGTAATGAGTATATCGTTAAGTCACCTCAAACTAATGACCCTAATAGCGAACGCGGTGTAGACCACACGCAACTGCGGGATTTACTGAAAGCAGAACAGTGGAAAGAGGCGGATCAAAAAACTCTCGCTGTCATGCTCAAGGCATCATCATCTCCTGCCTTTCCAGTCCTTGAGTTTGAAGTAGTGACAGTGGATGTTCATGGTAACGAGAGTAACAGATATAGGGGGCAAGTCCAGTATTTCACTGAAGACCTTGGCAATGGCGTGACATTAGAGATGGTCGATATTCCGGGAGGAACGTTTTTGATGGGTTCGCCAGAAAATGAGGAAAGGCGACTTCCTAACGAAGGACCTCAACACTCAGTAAATATCAAACCATTTCTAATGGGCAAGTACCCAATCACCCAAGCACATTGGAAAACTGTTGCCTCTTTTCCTAAAGTCAATCGAGACCTTGAACTAGACCCTTCACATTTTAAAGGTGCAAATCTACCTGTTGAACAAGTTTCTTGGCACGATGCAGTTGAGTTTTGTGCCCGCCTTTCCAGTAAGACGGGGCGTGAGTATCGGCTACCAACAGAAGCAGAGTGGGAATATGCCTGCCGTGCTGAAACCAAAACCCCATTTCACTTTGGAGAAACTATAACTCCCAAGCTAGCAAACTATGACTGCAACTACAGCTATCGGTCTCGGCTCAAAGGAACTTTTAGAAACCAAACAAGTCCAGTTGGCTCTTTCCCGTTTGCCAATGCTTTTGGACTATTTGATATGCACGGGTTAGTTTGCGAGTGGTGCTTAGATGACTGGCACGAAAGTTATAATTATGCACCCACAGATGGCAGTGCGTGGTTAACTGATACTAAGAATAACTTGCGGGTACTGCGGGGTGGCTCCTGGTATAACGATCCGAGAGATTGTCGCTCAGCTTTCCGTTACAAGCGGGATTCCGACGACAAACTCAATCGCATTGGTTTTCGTATTGTCTGTACCCTTATGTATACGGCCTAGCTCTTTCCTGTCTTATTCGTCTTCCTCCTGTTCTTCCTCGTCCTCGTCCCATGAGGGTGTATAAGTTGATTCTGAAGGCTGAGTTTCACCTCGCTCTATAGCCAAGGTTTTACGATACTGTTCTGCTTCAGCAATCTTTGTAAATTCAATTTCAGCTTTATTTACACTTTGTGTTTTTTTTGCAATTTTTTCTAACGCTGAAGCAATTTCATCTAATGAAACTCTAAAAAATTCTTTACGTTCATTTACTTTATTGACACTCTTATCTCTCAAATATTGGTGCAATAAATTCTCTGTTTCTGGAGCATTTTCTGAAAAAATAATTGCATGAACATCAAATGGAAACGGAACTGCTGCTCCACTTAGCTCTCTAACACGTTCATTGGGATCAAGCCGTCGCGTCATCCCAATTTTATATACATCATATCCAAAAGAACCAATATTGGAAACAACATATATATGTCCAGATTTTGTCATCTGAGCGCGAGATATAGCCCTTTGTTCATTAGCACGAGCTTCTTCAAGCTGTTGCATTAACTGCTGAATTTTAAACTCTAGTTTTTCTTTTTGTTTACCTACAGCTTGTTCAACTTCCTGGCGAGCTTGTTGGAGAGCCTGTTCACGACGTTTTACTTCCTTTTCAGCCTCTTCCTTAGCTTTCTCAATCTCACGCAAAGCTCGTTGTTCTTCTCGCATTTGCTCTTGAATTCTTCTTTGTTCTTCTCTTTCTTCCTGCTTTTTCTCTTGAAACTCATGTGCAAGATATAGTTCTTGTAGCTTCAGATTAAGGTATTCACGAGTAATTTCACTGCGATTTACTTCTGATAACTTATTAAGTGCTTCAAAAGTTTTATTAATTCTTGTTTCTAAAGATTTAACATTATCATATCTAACTTTAGCAACAGCAACGTCGCACTCGCCATTAAATGCTCTTAGTAACAGCTTGAGAAAATCATTTGTCATCTTTTCACCTTTTCTTTTGCTGCCTTCAACTTCCCACGGTACATGGCAAATAGCAGCTGTATTCTTTTTTATCATTACCTTCTGTCTCTCTCTAATATGATTAAATTGAAGCTTATATTTTTCTGAAGTATCAAAGTTATATTTGGATTTATAAAATCCAAATGATTGAACGTATTCGTCTTCTTCTACTTCACTTAATTTTTGTTGGAGATTTCTAATTTGAACCTTGAGCTTCTCTTGCGTTCTTACCAACTTATCAAGCTCAACTTGTTTTAAATTTATATTTAAATCTAATTTTTCTTCAAATTCCTCTTTGTTAAGAAGTCCATCATATTTATGAAAACGCTTTCTCAATTTAGCTTGTTCAAGCTTTGTCTGTATAAATACGATAAGCAGCACAACTATTGCTATTAGAAGGAGCGTTATTAACATAAATTAAGTATTATTACTTGTGCAGGTTGACTGTAATTGAGGAACTGTGGATTCAGATTGAGTGATCGCCCATTACCTTTAGGTTGAACATAGACCAAGAAATCTCATAACTCTCTCGGTGCTTGAAAGTAGAATTTCATTGACTTACAAAGAATAACCAGAAATTATTTTCTAGCTTTAACAAGGGTTTCTGAATTTTCTCAAACTGCATCTGCAAGAATAGCAGGAGGAGAGTGTTATTAACTGTATGAAAGAGTATTACTATTATCAGTATTAACGCGTAAACTTTCAAGAGGGAAGGAAAAATCAGCCGATTTGAGGTCGGCACTGGTACGGCTGCGCTCGCTCAATTGCTAGTCATTATTGCGCTCGCCGCCTTTTCCCAACACGAGCTGCTAATTTATTAGTTAATTCTAGTTGGTACTTATTCTTATTGTCCTCGTAAACTAGAATCGTCCTGGGGTCAGCATGACGGCTCAGATGCTGAACCTTCCGGTAATCACCTTCTGCCAAATCAAGAGCATCGGTAATACCTGAATGCCTAATTTTATGGGGCGTCATCCGCTTTTTGATGCCAGCGCGTTCACAAGTCTTACGCACAATTGCATATATGCCATCCCCCGTCAGCTGATGTCCATAATTATGGAAGTCCAAAGCAATAAACAAGGGGTCGCTGGGTTTAATATTTGTACGACAACCCAACCAATCGCTAATCGCCTCGGCCACAAGAGGATTTAAATCAATCCTAGTAGAATCATTGCCCTTGCCCTTACCATAAACAGTTAATGTATTTTCGTGGTAGTCAAAGTCTCCCACTGTTAACTTTGCCACCTCTCCCCTGCGTAGGACATTAGACCAAAGCAGCAGAAATAAGGCATAATCCCGCTTCCCCTTGACGCAGGTGGTATCAATCACATCAAATACTTTGTTGTACTCATCAACATCTACACCCCGCGTATCGCGGTATTTTGTCACAATCATTGACTCAATGCGATCGCCGTCAAAATGATACTGACACCGCTTGAGATTCCGCCCCACCTTAATTAAATACTTAATGGCAGCCAAGTAACGGTTAATCGTTGCCCCCTTCCTCCCGGATGCCACCAAATGATTCTTAAACTTGAGGATTAACCCGTTAGCCACCTGGTCATCCAACGCCCAAAACTCCTCAACGTCCCGCCCTGTTGGTTTCCTTTGCAAAAAATACTCAAAAAATATCCGTATATTGCCAGCATACCCTCGCTGGGTGGTAGTCGCTTTCTGCTGCAACTCCGCCAAAAAATCATTATTGGTTTGTAATTGGCTGACAACACTCGCAATTGAACTTTCAGTAGTTGTACTTATAATATCCATCTACAGACGTTAATGACAATGCAGTTTTTCATTAACGCCATATACTACCACACCACACAATCCCGGAGAAACAACACTCATGGCTTGAAATTCCTTACACCGCTCCCACGCAAACAGATTTTACTAGAGTCAAGGAATGGCTTAGGTTGATATTTTTTGCTTTTACGTGAGTGTTGTAGTTATTTGTACACGATATCGCCAGCAGACTGGTTAAAGACCAGTTTGCGTCGCTCAGTATATGAAAAATTCCTGCCAAATTCGCGGACAAGCTTGAAATTTTCTTCCACATTGGGGATATAAGGCGCAAAATTCATACACGATAAGGTTTTGGTGCAATATTATTGTAGAGAGCGATCGCCGTTTTCTACGAAAAAATCAGGGTTCCACAAACATAATTTTCAATTAGTCCGCGAATATTTTCAATTAGTCTGCGACAATTTTCACTTTGTCCGCGAACCGACATGTTAGAAGACAAGCTAGTGTGGGTTCGCAGATAAGATGAAATTTAAATAACGAATTTATAAGGGTTCCAAGCGACGATATTCGCGCAGAAAGTGAAATCGACTGTGGAGTCTGGGTTTGAGCCAAATA from Tolypothrix sp. NIES-4075 includes:
- a CDS encoding ParA family protein, with the translated sequence MSQVIAIFNQAGGVGKTTLTMNLGYQLHTRGHKVLLIDLDPQSSLTSFMGIDPESLDKTPFDAIINEEPLFILHNQHGMDIAPTNINLSVAEIQLVNMDFREVRLKESIEPVRNNYDFILIDCPPSLGLLSYSSLVAASHLLIPIETHYKAFQGTNLLLQTIAKVRRRGNRHLKLAGFVPSRYAVANSQDQRTLKAIQEQFSSIATVFDPIPRATAFVDASEQQIPLALYDPKHPVLNILDKLAKQMEQL
- a CDS encoding DUF4041 domain-containing protein, which produces MLITLLLIAIVVLLIVFIQTKLEQAKLRKRFHKYDGLLNKEEFEEKLDLNINLKQVELDKLVRTQEKLKVQIRNLQQKLSEVEEDEYVQSFGFYKSKYNFDTSEKYKLQFNHIRERQKVMIKKNTAAICHVPWEVEGSKRKGEKMTNDFLKLLLRAFNGECDVAVAKVRYDNVKSLETRINKTFEALNKLSEVNRSEITREYLNLKLQELYLAHEFQEKKQEEREEQRRIQEQMREEQRALREIEKAKEEAEKEVKRREQALQQARQEVEQAVGKQKEKLEFKIQQLMQQLEEARANEQRAISRAQMTKSGHIYVVSNIGSFGYDVYKIGMTRRLDPNERVRELSGAAVPFPFDVHAIIFSENAPETENLLHQYLRDKSVNKVNERKEFFRVSLDEIASALEKIAKKTQSVNKAEIEFTKIAEAEQYRKTLAIERGETQPSESTYTPSWDEDEEEQEEDE
- a CDS encoding Pepco domain-containing protein; the encoded protein is MSETPSDTIWIVTDDTPQITVPDGTRSGTGRGGDWGEETETTGRKGVGDAVKVSAEKLEQEMSNFLQVVGRIFHRAEHQANANSGVQLDEIELSVEISGEGEVKLIGNGAKAGGKGAIKLKFKRVEPK
- a CDS encoding tyrosine-type recombinase/integrase codes for the protein MDIISTTTESSIASVVSQLQTNNDFLAELQQKATTTQRGYAGNIRIFFEYFLQRKPTGRDVEEFWALDDQVANGLILKFKNHLVASGRKGATINRYLAAIKYLIKVGRNLKRCQYHFDGDRIESMIVTKYRDTRGVDVDEYNKVFDVIDTTCVKGKRDYALFLLLWSNVLRRGEVAKLTVGDFDYHENTLTVYGKGKGNDSTRIDLNPLVAEAISDWLGCRTNIKPSDPLFIALDFHNYGHQLTGDGIYAIVRKTCERAGIKKRMTPHKIRHSGITDALDLAEGDYRKVQHLSRHADPRTILVYEDNKNKYQLELTNKLAARVGKRRRAQ
- a CDS encoding SUMF1/EgtB/PvdO family nonheme iron enzyme, with the protein product MAAKNWALVIGINQYDFLQPLNYAKRDAQLIQEFLCNEAGFEKVFFFSDDSPDISGKSTRPYRANLLRILRQLFEKPFMEAGDNFWFFFSGHGMRHNDRDYLMPSDGDPGDIENTAISINFVTERLRRCGADNVVLILDACRSQGTRAGEGIGRQTASMAHQTGVISIFSCSPNEYSYEIDALQQGAFTRALLDGLGIQGKCATVERLNQYLSLRVPELVRQHKNARQTPYIIAEPVDKLHLILVPRYATLADIATLKIDAFKAEANRNLELAEQLWLRVNAAASGTDMDAIKALQRIAQIRPSMDASPSPSSATQNSSSPNYTPNPSPAVKRRGKSKSPTAAPTNQPASNEYIVKSPQTNDPNSERGVDHTQLRDLLKAEQWKEADQKTLAVMLKASSSPAFPVLEFEVVTVDVHGNESNRYRGQVQYFTEDLGNGVTLEMVDIPGGTFLMGSPENEERRLPNEGPQHSVNIKPFLMGKYPITQAHWKTVASFPKVNRDLELDPSHFKGANLPVEQVSWHDAVEFCARLSSKTGREYRLPTEAEWEYACRAETKTPFHFGETITPKLANYDCNYSYRSRLKGTFRNQTSPVGSFPFANAFGLFDMHGLVCEWCLDDWHESYNYAPTDGSAWLTDTKNNLRVLRGGSWYNDPRDCRSAFRYKRDSDDKLNRIGFRIVCTLMYTA